A single Primulina eburnea isolate SZY01 chromosome 11, ASM2296580v1, whole genome shotgun sequence DNA region contains:
- the LOC140804995 gene encoding small ribosomal subunit protein uS9m, with amino-acid sequence MLTRFIFKPSHCYRFRTLISSQTHFTNANLIQQNPIHPNPTHFYFPRASQFSFFSTNGKGGNFGDDSATSTTDLWKLSSEIDQDIESVFSEESGNLEGFGDRNAGEMKNGDGKIGDIFEGIDSRRGSDEASDIFGGVGETVVGSTGDEWAKARELEPWNFAAEEKEGGEEDVFDTGVESGESGSTGLEAGIEGLTVGSEKSEEDQLELLESEEKALVDVLKGPNRAFGDLIAASGITDDMLDSLIALKDFEGIQGLPPLSKIEDIRYEKNTKKSSRAEIERQKQEEIAKARVQQVDAKGRAYGTGRRKCSIARVWISPGEGKFVVNDKEFDVYFPMLDHRAALLRPFSETKTLGMWDVNCTVKGGGTSGQVGAIRLGISRALQNWEPGFRPPLKEAGFLTRDSRVVERKKPGKAKARKSFQWVKR; translated from the exons ATGCTGACTCGCTTCATCTTCAAACCCTCGCACTGTTATCGATTTCGAACCCTGATTTCTTCTCAAACCCACTTCACAAATGCGAATCTAATACAACAGAACCCTATACATCCAAACCCCACACATTTTTACTTCCCTAGAGCTTCCCAATTCTCTTTTTTCTCGACTAATGGAAAAGGCGGAAACTTTGGTGATGATTCGGCTACCTCAACTACCGATTTGTGGAAACTTTCATCTGAGATTGATCAAGATATAGAATCTGTGTTTTCGGAGGAATCTGGAAATCTTGAGGGGTTTGGTGATCGAAATGCTGGGGAAATGAAAAACGGGGATGGTAAAATAGGTGATATATTTGAAGGGATTGATTCGAGACGTGGGAGTGATGAGGCTAGCGATATATTTGGAGGAGTAGGTGAGACGGTTGTCGGTAGTACGGGGGATGAGTGGGCTAAGGCGAGGGAGCTGGAACCTTGGAATTTCGCAGCAGAGGAGAAGGAAGGTGGGGAGGAAGATGTTTTTGACACTGGAGTAGAGAGCGGGGAATCCGGTTCAACTGGTTTAGAAGCTGGAATTGAGGGGTTGACTGTGGGGAGTGAGAAGAGTGAGGAGGATCAACTTGAACTCCTAGAATCGGAGGAGAAGGCTTTGGTTGATGTTTTGAAAG GTCCGAATCGTGCATTTGGTGATCTTATAGCCGCATCTGGAATTACAGATGATATGCTTGATAGTTTAATTGCTTTGAAGGACTTTGAAGGCATTCAGGGGTTGCCCCCTCTGAGCAAAATTGAAGATATACGGTATGAAAAGAATACTAAAAAATCCAGCAGAGCGGAAATTGAGCGCCAGAAGCAGGAGGAAATTGCAAAAGCCCGTGTTCAGCAAGTCGATGCAAAAGGAAGGGCTTATGGAACCGGAAGGAGGAAATGCAGCATTGCCCGTGTTTGGATTAGCCCAGGTGAGGGTAAATTCGTGGTAAATGACAAAGAGTTTGACGTGTATTTCCCCATGCTGGATCACCGCGCTGCTCTTCTTCGGCCTTTTTCTGAAACTAAAACTTTGGGAATGTGGGATGTCAACTGCACTGTTAAAGGAGGCGGCACATCTG GTCAAGTTGGAGCGATCCGTTTAGGTATCAGCAGAGCATTGCAAAATTGGGAACCTGGATTCCGCCCCCCTTTGAAAGAAG CTGGTTTTCTGACGAGGGATTCAAGAGTGGTGGAAAGGAAGAAACCCGGTAAAGCAAAAGCAAGGAAAAGTTTCCAGTGGGTCAAACGTTAA
- the LOC140805078 gene encoding rRNA 2'-O-methyltransferase fibrillarin 1-like — translation MVATTPNRGRGGGGGFRGGRGDGGRGGRGGRGGFGGRGAGGGSAMKRGGARGAGGSRGAPRGRAGGRGGMKGGSKVVVEPHRHEGVFIAKGKEDALCTKNMVPGEAVYNEKRVSVQNEDGTKIEYRVWNPFRSKLAAAILGGVDNVWIKPGARVLYLGAASGTTVSHVSDIVGPGGVVYAVEFSHRSGRDLVNMAKKRTNVIPIIEDARHPAKYRMLVGMVDVIFSDVAQPDQARILALNASYFLKAGGHFVISIKANCIDSTVPAEAVFAQEVKKLQADQFKPAEQVTLEPFERDHACVVGGYRVPKKQKTAA, via the exons ATGGTAGCGACAACCCCAAACAGAG gcCGTGGCGGTGGCGGCGGGTTTAGAGGGGGCAGAGGAGATGGAGGAAGGGGGGGAAGAGGTGGTAGAGGAGGGTTCGGCGGAAGGGGAGCCGGCGGTGGGAGTGCCATGAAGAGAGGAGGCGCAAGAGGTGCAGGTGGAAGTAGAGGTGCACCCCGAGGAAGAGCAGGCGGAAGAGGCGGGATGAAGGGAGGAAGCAAAGTGGTTGTGGAGCCGCATAGGCATGAGGGTGTATTCATTGCTAAGGGGAAAGAAGATGCTCTTTGCACCAAGAATATGGTTCCTGGCGAAGCTGTTTATAATGAGAAGAGAGTCTCTGTTCAG AATGAAGATGGAACAAAGATTGAGTACAGAGTGTGGAATCCTTTTCGTTCTAAGTTGGCTGCTGCAATTCTTGGTGGAGTTGATAATGTTTGGATT AAACCTGGTGCTCGTGTACTTTACCTTGGAGCTGCTTCAGGAACCACTGTTTCTCATGTTTCTGATATCGTTGGCCCT GGTGGGGTTGTCTATGCCGTCGAATTTTCTCATAGGAGTGGTAGAGACTTGGTGAATATGGCGAAGAAAAGGACTAATGTCATCCCCATCATTGAAGATGCTAGACATCCTGCGAAGTATAGAATGCTTGTGGGAATGGTGGATGTCATATTCTCTGACGTTGCTCAGCCTGACCAG GCAAGAATTTTAGCTCTAAATGCATCCTATTTCTTAAAAGCTGGAGGCCACTTTGTGATTTCAATTAAG GCAAACTGCATCGACTCGACGGTACCTGCTGAGGCTGTATTTGCCCAGGAAGTAAAGAAATTGCAGGCGGACCAATTCAAGCCTGCTGAGCAGGTTACTCTTGAACCTTTCGAGCGAGACCATGCTTGTGTTGTTGGTGGTTACCGTGTGCCAAAGAAACAAAAAACTGCAGCCTAG